One window from the genome of Diabrotica virgifera virgifera chromosome 6, PGI_DIABVI_V3a encodes:
- the LOC126887010 gene encoding uncharacterized protein LOC126887010, with product MNNDNIFTNDNEIIAELNLPTQIEFEEELQNPDTAEKTVDVVPESATETIDVVSEPVEETIDVVPEPSEETMDIVEDPLNEANSTEPTLTRKKRQNKSQWKRNEAKVKRNKGEQYVNKLGNVVPPRTVQSGENTCICKLFCRFKFTDADRH from the exons ATGAATAATGATAATATATTTACTAACGATAACGAGATTATAGCTGAG ctcaATTTGCCAACACAAATAGAATTTGAGGAGGAATTACAAAACCCAGATACAGCAGAAAAAACTGTTGACGTGGTACCAGAATCAGCTACGGAAACTATAGATGTAGTTTCAGAACCAGTGGAGGAAACTATTGACGTAGTTCCCGAACCATCCGAGGAAACTATGGATATAGTTGAG GATCCGCTTAACGAAGCCAACAGTACAGAACCAACACTGACAAGAAAGAAACGGCAAAATAAATCTCAGTGGAAAAGAAACGAGGCCAAAGTTAAAAGAAACAAAGGAGAACAATACGTAAACAAGCTTGGCAATGTGGTACCACCGAGAACTGTCCAATCAGGTGAAAATACATGCATTTGTAAACTCTTTTGTAGATTCAAGTTTACTGATGCAGACAGGCATTAA